In Ruania zhangjianzhongii, the following proteins share a genomic window:
- a CDS encoding Ig-like domain-containing protein — MTTPETSGLSRRGLIAGAAVAGTALVAIDQLSSSGASAAPDAPSADPISYADPPPQPAAVVGNTVPAFPGAEGAGKLTTGGRGGEVYEVTTLADSGEGSLREALSGDDRIVVFRVGGTIELESGLDVTGSNITVAGQTAPGDGISVINNEFSIKGDNIIIRYLRVRAGDSMQAPVDAFKAEDRRNLVIDHCSVSWGVDECFSLYGNYDVTVQYCILAEGLTMSAHEKGRHGYGGLWGGQNVTYHHNLLIHQGGRNPRYSFVEDMKQLVDQRYNVIYNHGFTTAYGGEWAEGINMVGNYYKPGPATLSEVASKILTADRGGSWYVAENLIEGDEEVTADNEKGIGFPAGGISLLSEPVEFVNAVPDQTAEEAYEDVLADVGCNIPRYDSVDARLLADVRHGTGRLINSQTEVGGYPVIDGGEPLVDSDHDGIPDDWEAENGLDPQDPADAAALADDGSGYTNLELYLNSITGTGASPTVAIASPAPHQVFSSTADIQQVTITAEAEGQDGAAIENVDFFVNDELVGSATSAPFEFTWPAATDGTYYLIARARDEHGAKVDSTGTPIHVNQTSDLGAWTSTDIGDVAIPGSAFIDDVRGDIVLKGAGKIRGRQDDFQFLHQRVRARENDVVEIIARIDGIDRTYEGAYAGLMIRESLEADSPYFTGGLCWEASGYKGRVSRISYDGDQASVGGYPYDDSELDVKEYWIRIIKRGTEFECHLGTDSLQWTRIGYERIPMRSDRMYIGLAVDANKEANAVENYTVGRFASVRINS, encoded by the coding sequence ATGACCACCCCAGAAACATCCGGACTGAGTCGGCGAGGACTGATCGCCGGCGCTGCCGTGGCCGGAACCGCACTGGTCGCGATCGACCAGCTGAGCAGCTCCGGCGCATCCGCCGCCCCTGACGCCCCGTCGGCGGATCCGATCAGTTACGCCGATCCGCCACCGCAGCCCGCTGCGGTGGTCGGCAACACTGTGCCGGCCTTTCCCGGGGCGGAGGGAGCGGGCAAGCTCACCACCGGCGGGCGGGGAGGTGAGGTCTACGAGGTCACCACCCTGGCCGACTCGGGAGAGGGATCGCTTCGGGAAGCGTTATCCGGCGACGATCGGATCGTCGTCTTCCGGGTGGGCGGCACGATCGAGCTCGAGTCCGGGCTCGATGTCACCGGGTCGAACATCACCGTCGCCGGGCAGACCGCCCCAGGTGACGGGATCTCGGTGATCAACAACGAGTTCTCGATCAAGGGCGACAACATCATCATCCGCTACCTGCGGGTGCGAGCCGGTGACAGCATGCAGGCGCCGGTCGACGCCTTCAAGGCGGAAGACCGACGGAACCTCGTGATCGACCACTGCTCGGTCTCCTGGGGGGTGGACGAGTGCTTCTCCCTGTACGGCAACTACGACGTCACCGTGCAGTACTGCATCTTGGCCGAGGGGCTCACGATGTCCGCGCACGAGAAGGGCCGACACGGCTACGGCGGCCTCTGGGGCGGCCAGAACGTGACCTATCACCACAACCTGCTCATCCACCAGGGGGGACGTAACCCGCGGTACAGCTTCGTGGAGGACATGAAGCAGCTGGTCGACCAGCGCTATAACGTCATCTACAACCACGGCTTTACCACGGCCTACGGCGGCGAGTGGGCCGAGGGCATCAACATGGTCGGGAACTATTACAAGCCCGGTCCGGCCACCTTGTCCGAGGTCGCCTCGAAGATCCTCACAGCGGACCGTGGCGGCAGCTGGTATGTGGCCGAGAATCTGATCGAGGGCGACGAGGAGGTGACCGCCGACAACGAGAAGGGGATCGGCTTCCCGGCGGGTGGGATCAGCCTGCTCAGCGAACCGGTGGAGTTCGTCAACGCCGTTCCGGACCAGACTGCCGAGGAGGCCTACGAGGACGTCCTCGCCGACGTCGGCTGCAACATTCCTCGGTACGACTCGGTGGACGCACGGCTGCTCGCCGATGTCCGCCATGGCACCGGTCGGCTGATCAACTCCCAGACCGAGGTGGGCGGGTATCCGGTGATCGATGGCGGTGAGCCGCTGGTCGACTCCGACCATGACGGCATCCCGGACGACTGGGAGGCGGAGAACGGACTGGACCCGCAGGACCCGGCCGATGCCGCGGCGCTGGCCGACGACGGTTCCGGGTACACGAATCTGGAGCTGTACCTGAACTCGATCACCGGGACCGGCGCCAGCCCTACGGTGGCGATCGCCTCGCCGGCGCCCCATCAGGTGTTCTCCTCGACCGCCGACATCCAGCAGGTGACTATCACTGCTGAGGCCGAGGGTCAGGACGGAGCGGCGATCGAGAACGTGGACTTCTTCGTCAACGACGAGCTTGTCGGCAGCGCCACCAGTGCGCCGTTCGAGTTCACCTGGCCGGCCGCGACGGATGGCACCTACTACCTCATCGCCCGAGCCCGGGACGAGCATGGGGCAAAGGTGGACTCGACGGGTACACCGATCCACGTCAACCAGACCTCCGATCTCGGCGCCTGGACCTCGACGGACATCGGAGACGTGGCGATCCCCGGCTCGGCTTTCATCGACGACGTGCGCGGCGACATCGTGCTCAAGGGGGCCGGCAAGATCCGCGGCCGGCAGGACGACTTCCAGTTCCTGCACCAACGGGTGCGCGCCAGGGAGAACGACGTCGTGGAGATCATTGCTCGGATCGACGGGATCGACCGGACCTACGAGGGTGCGTACGCCGGACTGATGATCCGGGAGTCGCTGGAGGCCGACTCGCCGTACTTCACCGGCGGGCTGTGCTGGGAAGCGAGCGGCTACAAAGGCCGGGTGTCCAGAATCAGCTACGACGGCGACCAGGCGAGCGTGGGGGGCTACCCCTATGACGACTCCGAGCTCGATGTGAAGGAGTACTGGATCCGGATCATCAAGCGCGGGACCGAGTTCGAGTGCCACCTCGGCACCGACTCGTTGCAGTGGACCCGGATCGGCTATGAACGGATCCCGATGCGCAGCGACCGTATGTACATCGGACTGGCCGTCGATGCGAACAAGGAGGCGAACGCGGTCGAGAACTACACGGTGGGCCGCTTCGCCTCGGTGCGGATCAACAGCTGA
- the pdxA gene encoding 4-hydroxythreonine-4-phosphate dehydrogenase PdxA, which produces MATPDPTSLPVIAVTMGDPAGVGPEICASALLDPTVLAVCRPVLIGDLPRMRHAASLMNVRAPIREIQHPSESLGSPATIETIGVGELPADLPFGAVSPIAGHAAYTYIERAAAYANEGDVAAIATAPLNKAALHAGGHLFPGHTELLAHLTGVSEVSMMLSTPTLKVIHVTTHIGLLDAVHRIDPPLVQRTISRGIDALERAGITRPRVGVCGINPHAGENGLFGYGEEAEKIQPAIDELLALGHDVHGPLPADTAFFLATRGDFDLIVAMYHDQGHGPVKVLGIDDGVNITVGLPVIRTSVDHGTAFDIAGTGTVTTASMAEALRQAAALAGRAPHATV; this is translated from the coding sequence GCGCTCCTCGACCCGACGGTTCTCGCCGTCTGCCGCCCGGTGCTGATCGGGGACCTGCCACGAATGCGGCACGCGGCGTCTCTGATGAACGTGCGCGCACCGATACGTGAGATCCAGCACCCGAGCGAGTCCCTCGGGAGCCCGGCAACGATCGAAACGATCGGTGTGGGTGAGCTTCCCGCGGACCTCCCGTTCGGTGCGGTCAGCCCGATCGCCGGCCATGCCGCCTACACCTACATCGAGCGGGCCGCCGCCTACGCGAACGAGGGGGACGTGGCAGCGATCGCCACCGCCCCGCTGAACAAGGCCGCCCTGCACGCCGGCGGTCACCTGTTCCCGGGGCACACCGAGCTGCTGGCACACCTGACCGGGGTGTCGGAGGTGTCGATGATGCTCAGCACGCCCACGCTGAAGGTCATCCATGTCACCACGCACATCGGCCTGCTGGACGCGGTCCACCGGATCGACCCCCCACTGGTGCAGCGCACGATCAGCCGCGGCATCGACGCCCTGGAACGCGCCGGCATCACCCGTCCGCGGGTGGGGGTGTGTGGGATCAACCCGCACGCGGGCGAAAACGGGCTGTTCGGCTACGGCGAGGAAGCGGAGAAGATCCAGCCGGCCATCGACGAGCTGCTGGCCCTCGGCCATGACGTGCACGGGCCGCTACCCGCGGACACCGCCTTCTTCCTGGCCACTCGAGGAGACTTCGACCTGATCGTGGCGATGTACCACGACCAGGGCCACGGGCCGGTGAAGGTGCTCGGCATCGATGACGGCGTGAACATCACGGTCGGTCTGCCCGTCATCCGCACCTCCGTGGACCACGGCACCGCCTTTGACATCGCCGGCACCGGCACGGTCACCACGGCCAGCATGGCCGAAGCACTGCGGCAAGCCGCAGCGCTCGCCGGGCGAGCGCCGCACGCCACCGTCTGA
- a CDS encoding ABC transporter permease, whose amino-acid sequence MGKYMIRRVGLMLITLAAISFVTFWIIQLPPGDYVSTIVAQAESRGEVISPEQMAALRARYGLDDPFLVQYWNWISNIIFHGDFGQSFAWNRPVSTLIWDRVALSFFLSISTLLFVWAVAFPVGIYSAVKQYSIGDYVATFFGFVGMAIPSFLMALFFLWLGVRYFDQSAGGLFSPEYVDAAWNLGKVLDLLAHLWLPILIIGISGTAGLIRITRANLLDELYKPYVITARAKGLPEWKLLLKYPVRMSLSPFFSTIGWLLPGLISGETIISIVLSLPTTGPLLFGGTLSQDMYLVGSFILILSALTVIGTLISDLALAWWDPRIRRRYQES is encoded by the coding sequence ATGGGCAAGTACATGATCCGGCGCGTGGGTCTGATGCTGATCACGCTGGCCGCCATCTCGTTCGTCACCTTCTGGATCATCCAGCTGCCACCAGGCGACTACGTATCCACCATCGTGGCGCAGGCGGAGTCTCGCGGTGAGGTCATCTCGCCCGAGCAGATGGCAGCGCTACGAGCCCGGTACGGCTTGGACGATCCGTTCCTGGTGCAGTACTGGAACTGGATCTCCAACATCATCTTCCACGGCGACTTCGGCCAGTCCTTCGCCTGGAACCGGCCGGTCTCGACGCTGATCTGGGATCGGGTCGCACTCTCCTTCTTCCTCTCGATCAGCACCCTGCTGTTCGTCTGGGCGGTCGCCTTCCCGGTCGGCATCTACTCCGCGGTGAAGCAGTACTCCATCGGTGACTACGTCGCCACCTTCTTCGGCTTCGTGGGCATGGCAATCCCGAGCTTCCTGATGGCGCTGTTCTTCCTCTGGTTGGGAGTCAGATATTTCGATCAGAGTGCCGGTGGACTCTTCTCACCGGAGTACGTCGATGCGGCCTGGAACCTCGGCAAGGTGCTCGACCTGCTCGCGCACCTGTGGCTACCGATCCTGATCATCGGTATCTCCGGAACCGCCGGGCTGATCCGCATTACCCGAGCCAATCTGCTGGACGAGCTCTACAAGCCGTACGTGATCACGGCACGAGCCAAGGGCCTGCCGGAGTGGAAGCTGCTGCTGAAGTACCCGGTGCGGATGTCACTGAGCCCGTTCTTCAGCACGATCGGGTGGCTGCTGCCCGGCCTGATCAGCGGCGAGACGATCATCTCGATCGTGCTCAGCCTGCCCACCACCGGACCCCTGCTGTTCGGAGGGACGCTCAGTCAAGACATGTACCTGGTCGGCAGCTTCATCCTGATCCTCAGTGCGCTCACTGTGATCGGGACGCTGATCAGCGACTTGGCACTCGCCTGGTGGGACCCCCGAATCCGACGCCGCTACCAAGAGAGCTGA
- a CDS encoding dihydrodipicolinate synthase family protein, producing MPVAFTPSKTTASADLSGVLPPVVLPMTPEGEVDSPSLQSHVSHLVSSGVHGLWANGTTGEFYALDGDGRAEVVRQCVKAAAGRVPVVAHVGDTTTSLTVRHAREALAAGATFVSVLPPYFVSFGQEELKRHFRELAHAIGVPVLAYHLPQFIPATLSIDSIVELTVEGVLCGAKDSSSNMVWFRQLQRRLRAEGVSLPCLTGGSSVADLGYLLGAVGSVSSTGNLTPAHLVRQYEAAQQGDWTRVLALQEQSEELIELLTPPGATPGPGLSATVYKYLLAKQGRIDCEFSAAPLTQLSPEQCRYLDEQVLPVIARVESPAAELV from the coding sequence ATGCCAGTGGCATTCACCCCCTCCAAAACGACCGCTTCCGCCGACCTGTCCGGTGTGCTGCCCCCGGTCGTGCTGCCGATGACCCCGGAGGGCGAGGTGGACTCGCCCTCGCTGCAGTCGCACGTCAGCCACCTGGTGTCCTCCGGTGTGCACGGACTCTGGGCAAACGGCACCACCGGCGAGTTCTATGCCCTGGACGGTGATGGCCGGGCCGAGGTGGTACGCCAGTGCGTCAAGGCCGCAGCCGGCCGTGTGCCGGTGGTGGCCCACGTTGGCGACACCACGACGAGCCTCACCGTGCGCCATGCGCGGGAAGCGCTTGCCGCTGGTGCTACCTTCGTCTCGGTGCTGCCGCCGTACTTCGTCAGCTTCGGACAGGAGGAACTCAAACGTCACTTCCGCGAGCTCGCGCACGCGATCGGCGTTCCCGTCCTCGCCTACCACCTGCCCCAGTTCATCCCGGCCACGCTGAGCATCGACTCGATCGTGGAGCTGACCGTCGAAGGCGTGCTCTGCGGAGCCAAGGACAGCAGCTCGAACATGGTCTGGTTCCGCCAGCTGCAGCGCCGTCTGCGCGCAGAGGGAGTGTCGCTGCCGTGCCTGACCGGCGGCTCGAGCGTCGCCGATCTCGGCTATCTGCTCGGGGCGGTCGGCTCGGTCTCGTCGACCGGGAACCTCACCCCTGCGCACCTGGTACGCCAGTACGAGGCCGCACAACAGGGCGACTGGACACGCGTCCTGGCGCTGCAGGAGCAGAGCGAGGAGCTGATCGAGCTGTTGACGCCCCCGGGCGCCACGCCCGGTCCCGGCCTGAGTGCCACGGTCTACAAGTACCTGCTGGCCAAGCAGGGGCGAATCGACTGCGAGTTCAGCGCCGCACCCCTGACCCAGCTCTCGCCGGAACAGTGCCGGTACTTGGACGAGCAGGTCCTGCCCGTCATCGCCCGCGTGGAGAGCCCGGCCGCCGAGCTCGTCTGA
- a CDS encoding GntR family transcriptional regulator: MSQTTLENRAHDALVTWLTEEHPQPGQTVPIREFSRKLGMSRTPVRSAVGRLHERGLLSYDSIAGFTVAVPSLSSLYELFELRVMIESHSVRRYTEQEGPTAPPLLDDLVTEATELAGAALQDPAQYIAFRENDSRFHRALVEMSGLPRLVALHDDLHLSIHVTRAGLEAPMNRERLDAAVAEHREIVDALNAGDGPAARAALESHILRVRDQTIVFMSRPRPTVGGFTR, translated from the coding sequence GTGAGTCAGACGACGCTGGAGAACCGTGCGCATGATGCGTTGGTGACCTGGCTGACCGAGGAGCACCCGCAACCGGGTCAGACGGTGCCGATCCGGGAGTTCTCCCGAAAGCTGGGGATGAGCCGCACGCCGGTACGCAGCGCCGTCGGCCGGTTGCACGAGCGCGGCCTCCTCTCCTATGACTCCATCGCCGGCTTCACGGTGGCCGTCCCCTCGCTCAGCTCTCTGTATGAGCTGTTCGAATTGCGCGTGATGATCGAGTCGCACAGCGTGCGCCGGTACACCGAGCAGGAGGGCCCCACCGCACCACCGCTCCTGGACGACCTGGTCACCGAGGCGACCGAGCTCGCCGGAGCGGCCCTGCAGGATCCTGCGCAGTACATCGCCTTCCGCGAGAACGACAGCAGGTTCCACCGCGCGCTGGTGGAGATGTCCGGTCTGCCTCGACTGGTGGCGCTGCATGACGACCTGCACCTGAGCATCCACGTCACCCGGGCCGGCCTGGAAGCTCCGATGAATCGGGAACGGCTGGATGCCGCGGTCGCCGAACACCGGGAGATCGTCGACGCACTCAACGCCGGCGATGGCCCCGCTGCCCGTGCGGCGCTCGAATCGCACATCCTGCGGGTCCGGGACCAGACGATCGTGTTCATGTCCCGTCCGCGACCCACCGTCGGCGGCTTCACCCGGTGA
- a CDS encoding ABC transporter substrate-binding protein, producing the protein MMFPPTPEAGAPGRIWSSAVSRRSLLLTGGGLVATASLAGCSFFDTDPAQGQNNGGAAGPKGAEAPSLAAQVEAGDLPPVEERLPSTPLVVEPLNEIGQYGGTWRSAMVTEEDRTWLEQAIGYEPLIRWIPGWTDQPGTEEIIPNLCESYEELEEGRVFQFTLREGMKWSDGEPVTDEDFRFAFEDVNVYPDLHPGGIYTLWTNVNDPEKPATFESDGTVIRYVFDDPKPGFLEEIASGTTMVLPKHYFEQFHDKYNDNVAELVSEANLDDWVQLWESKNEAFTDVDRPTLYAWTLTAALGDGSYVEAERNPYFWKVDPDGSQLPYFDSVRCEILQDVEVELLKITNGELDMQMRNFDTIRNLPVVSENQESGDYRLFSTSPQGPNAMVIGFNQNLENDRKREIYANKDFRVGLSYAINRQRIIDTIYAGQTIPWQCAPVEGHPAYNEEFGTQYTEYSVEKANEALDRAGYTETDESGFRLSEGERINMTVLVPATMPDHLDAFEMIKADWAEVGVEVNVTPLAETLYWERVEANQAELSTWTGGGFEIRATQGSNHYFVPSNPRGSSRYGHDWAKWYRGESSEEPPEIIQEQLALFDEMRTTYDADDAIELARQVLEIAKDEFFYIGICTEPDGYGVVKNNVGNVPEEMPGDVGYQPPGPTNPETYYFSS; encoded by the coding sequence ATGATGTTTCCACCCACTCCAGAAGCGGGTGCTCCAGGCCGGATCTGGTCGAGCGCCGTGAGCCGCCGGTCGCTGCTGCTGACCGGAGGAGGGCTGGTAGCCACCGCCTCGTTGGCCGGCTGCTCGTTCTTCGATACCGACCCCGCACAAGGCCAGAACAACGGCGGCGCCGCCGGGCCCAAGGGTGCAGAAGCGCCGTCCCTGGCAGCCCAGGTAGAAGCCGGTGACCTGCCACCGGTCGAGGAGCGACTGCCGAGCACACCACTGGTGGTGGAGCCGCTGAACGAGATCGGCCAGTACGGCGGCACCTGGCGGTCGGCGATGGTCACCGAAGAGGACCGGACCTGGCTCGAGCAGGCCATCGGCTACGAGCCGCTGATCCGGTGGATCCCGGGCTGGACCGATCAGCCAGGCACCGAGGAGATCATCCCGAACCTCTGCGAGAGCTACGAGGAGCTCGAAGAGGGCCGGGTGTTCCAGTTCACCCTGCGCGAGGGGATGAAGTGGTCGGACGGTGAGCCGGTCACCGATGAGGACTTCCGGTTCGCCTTCGAGGACGTGAATGTCTATCCCGACCTGCACCCGGGCGGCATCTACACCCTCTGGACGAACGTGAACGACCCGGAGAAGCCGGCCACGTTCGAAAGTGACGGCACCGTCATCCGCTACGTCTTCGACGATCCGAAGCCGGGCTTCCTCGAGGAGATCGCGTCCGGGACCACGATGGTGCTGCCCAAGCACTACTTCGAGCAGTTCCACGACAAGTACAACGACAATGTCGCCGAGCTGGTGTCCGAGGCCAACCTGGACGACTGGGTGCAGCTGTGGGAGTCCAAGAACGAGGCGTTCACCGATGTGGATCGGCCCACGCTGTACGCCTGGACGCTCACTGCCGCACTGGGCGATGGCAGCTACGTCGAGGCAGAGCGCAACCCGTACTTCTGGAAGGTGGATCCGGACGGCAGCCAGCTGCCGTACTTCGACTCGGTCCGCTGTGAGATCTTGCAGGACGTCGAGGTCGAGCTGTTGAAGATCACCAACGGTGAGCTGGACATGCAGATGCGCAACTTCGACACCATCCGGAACCTCCCGGTGGTCTCGGAGAACCAGGAGAGTGGCGACTACCGGCTGTTCAGTACGTCCCCGCAGGGTCCGAACGCGATGGTGATCGGATTCAACCAGAACTTGGAGAATGACCGGAAGCGGGAGATCTACGCCAACAAGGACTTCCGCGTCGGACTGTCCTATGCGATCAACCGGCAGCGCATCATCGACACCATCTATGCCGGCCAGACCATTCCCTGGCAGTGTGCCCCGGTGGAAGGTCACCCCGCCTACAACGAGGAGTTCGGCACGCAGTACACCGAGTACTCGGTGGAGAAGGCGAACGAGGCGCTGGACCGGGCCGGTTACACCGAGACGGACGAGAGCGGTTTCCGGCTCAGCGAGGGTGAACGGATCAACATGACCGTGCTCGTCCCGGCCACGATGCCCGACCACCTCGATGCCTTCGAGATGATCAAGGCAGACTGGGCCGAGGTCGGCGTGGAGGTCAATGTCACGCCGTTGGCCGAGACCTTGTACTGGGAGCGGGTGGAGGCGAACCAGGCCGAGCTCTCCACCTGGACCGGGGGCGGCTTCGAGATCCGCGCCACGCAGGGTTCGAACCACTACTTCGTGCCCTCCAACCCGCGGGGTTCGTCCCGTTACGGCCACGACTGGGCCAAGTGGTATCGGGGGGAGAGCAGCGAGGAGCCACCGGAGATCATCCAGGAGCAGCTCGCGCTGTTCGATGAGATGCGGACCACCTACGATGCCGACGACGCGATCGAGCTGGCCCGCCAGGTCCTGGAGATCGCCAAGGACGAGTTCTTCTACATCGGCATCTGCACGGAGCCCGATGGTTATGGCGTGGTGAAGAACAACGTCGGAAACGTGCCGGAGGAGATGCCCGGTGACGTCGGCTACCAGCCGCCGGGGCCGACCAACCCGGAGACGTACTACTTCTCCAGCTGA